From the genome of Pelobacter propionicus DSM 2379, one region includes:
- a CDS encoding PAS domain S-box protein: MAEIEKSLAENRNNDDELRFDGFSIDQIADAVLWISLEGRILNVNAAAYAMLGYSREELLSL; the protein is encoded by the coding sequence ATGGCGGAGATAGAGAAGAGTCTTGCGGAGAACAGGAACAATGACGACGAATTGAGATTCGACGGATTCTCCATCGATCAGATCGCGGATGCCGTCTTGTGGATTTCCCTGGAGGGGCGCATCCTGAACGTCAACGCAGCTGCCTACGCCATGCTGGGGTACAGCCGCGAGGAGCTGCTCTCCCTGTAG